One genomic segment of Euwallacea fornicatus isolate EFF26 chromosome 18, ASM4011564v1, whole genome shotgun sequence includes these proteins:
- the LOC136345100 gene encoding uncharacterized protein, with protein MENLLVDDPTSEVEFNREQGDSAQWRALLEAQNKNMLELIKAVRFPQPSVSNAPIVSLPKFNPDNPDSDADAWSTTLEMCFSGNPLKGENLSKPSKFENKRAKNPGIKCHSCGKLRHKMAECRVKKDRLKLPSNSKGMTDSMSTRRKTTCFKCGDVGHIFTVCPKNTSSEKRVNVSSVMEPIGKLVQSGKRCNNLVVLKGIGNGNVNSPLQTLSQVQIDDFFLEMLFHVIPDDCLKHDVLISRDPIVQGFNISITQDSLIISRNMTSGFHQIPIHPNSTERTVFVTPDGQYEFLVMPFGLKNAPSVFERAVMNALGDLAYSYVIVYMDYTLIVAPTISESIERLQKTKIEYLGYEVEGGKVSPNPRKVQALVTLSPPRTVTQSFDFDIEYREGERVVHVDFLPQNHPTQPLSTLNRIQEQRVNFADISENWLLSEQQKDDEGKSIITRLHNDDIPDQIGWEETLDKVYEHYWFENMSKYVRKFVENCISCKVSKPPSSKIQADLLPIPKVVIPWNTKINLHLIATGSSRANGQVETVMSTLKNVFTEVEASNLSWQDTLDKVELALNCTINRITKANPLKLLISKTARPIGLVPYEDNETIVDITELRSRDTSFMQQNALYDKKKFDNNKSEVVKFKAGDHVLLRNEKRHQIKLDPKYKGPFVITDVLEGDRYNLKSFSNNRTYKYSHENLRKLLENNLPGDDDSIETDAMDQFC; from the exons atggaaaaccttCTTGTTGATGATCCGACATCAGAAGTGGAATTCAACCGCGAACAAGGTGATAGTGCTCAGTGGCGTGCTTTGTTAGAAgcccaaaacaaaaacatgttAGAGTTGATAAAGGCAGTGCGGTTTCCTCAGCCTAGTGTATCCAATGCGCCAATCGTGTCATTACCGAAGTTCAACCCGGATAATCCTGACTCGGACGCTGATGCTTGGTCTACCACCCTGGAAATGTGCTTTTCAGGGAACCCATTGAAGGGAG AAAATCTCTCCAAACCATCCAAGTTCGAAAACAAAAGAGCAAAAAACCCTGGTATAAAATGCCATTCTTGTGGTAAACTTAGGCATAAAATGGCAGAGTGTAGGGTGAAGAAAGACAGATTAAAATTACCTTCAAACAGCAAGGGAATGACTGATAGTATGTCGACAAGGAGAAAAACGACTTGTTTTAAGTGCGGGGACGTAGGCCATATTTTTACAGTGTGTCCCAAAAACACCTCTAGTGAAAAACGTGTTAATGTGAGTAGTGTGATGGAGCCCATTGGCAAGCTCGTGCAATCAG GTAAGAGATGTAATAACTTGGTAGTCCTAAAAGGCATAGGTAATGGTAACGTTAATAGTCCCTTACAGACATTAAGCCAGGTACAAATAGATGATTTCTTTTTGGAAATGTTGTTCCATGTCATTCCTGATgattgtttaaaacatgatGTACTGATAAGTCGGGATCCTATCGTTCAAGGCTTTAACATTAGCATCACACAGGACAGTTTAATTATCTCTAGAA ATATGACGAGTGGTTTCCATCAAATACCTATCCATCCTAATTCGACAGAACGTACGGTATTTGTAACACCTGATGGTCAATACGAGTTCTTAGTCATGCCGTTTGGGCTGAAAAATGCCCCATCAGTGTTTGAACGGGCAGTTATGAATGCATTAGGTGATCTTGCATACTCGTACGTTATCGTTTATATGGATTATACACTGATTGTCGCCCCTACTATTAGCGAATCAATTGAGAGATTGCAAAAG ACCAAAATTGAATATCTTGGATATGAAGTTGAGGGAGGTAAAGTTAGTCCTAATCCTCGTAAAGTTCAGGCGTTGGTTACTTTATCCCCTCCCCGTACTGTGACTCAG TCCTTTGATTTTGACATAGAGTATAGAGAAGGGGAACGTGTGGTCCATGTAGATTTTCTTCCTCAAAACCATCCTACTCAACCTTTGTCAACTTTAAATAGAATTCAAGAACAACGCGTAAATTTTGCAGATATTTCCGAAAATTGGCTTCTTTCAGAACAGCAAAAAGACGATGAAGGAAAATCAATTATTACGAGATTGCATAATGATGACATACCTGATCAAATAG GGTGGGAGGAAACTCTTGACAAGGTATACGAACATTATTGGTTCGAAAACATGTCAAAATACGTTaggaaatttgttgaaaattgtaTATCTTGCAAAGTATCAAAACCACCGTCTAGTAAGATCCAAGCTGATTTACTCCCTATCCCCAAAGTGGTCATACCGTGGAACACG aaaataaacctGCATCTAATAGCAACCGGATCTAGCCGTGCGAACGGGCAAGTTGAAACAGTGATGAGTACCCTCAAAAATGTGTTCACAGAAGTGGAAGCCTCAAATCTATCTTGGCAAGACACACTAGACAAGGTTGAATTAGCCTTAAATTGTACTATCAACCGTATAACTAAGGCTAATCCTTTGAAATTGTTGATCAGTAAGACAGCAAGACCAATAGGCCTAGTTCCTTATGAAGACAATGAAACCATTGTGGATATAACTGAACTTCGATCTAGGGATACCAGTTTTATGCAGCAAAATGCTCTATATGATAAGAAAAagtttgataataataaatctgaggtcgttaaatttaaagctgGCGATCACGTTCTTCTTCGAAACGAAAAACGgcatcaaattaaattagacCCTAAGTACAAAGGTCCATTCGTTATCACAGATGTTCTTGAAGGTGACAGATATAATTTAAAGTCTTTTTCTAATAACAGAACTTATAAATATTCCCATGAAAATCTAAGAAAGTTACTGGAGAACAACCTTCCTGGTGATGATGATAGTATTGAAACAGACGCTATGGATCAGTTTTGTTGA